Proteins encoded within one genomic window of Scomber japonicus isolate fScoJap1 chromosome 16, fScoJap1.pri, whole genome shotgun sequence:
- the LOC128374879 gene encoding G-protein coupled receptor 151, whose product MDIDRPANVSVFDYVGGVQLLQGSDTRTAMPIILIGICVSGAIGNLLVLLIFIRDFRNGKGSEVKALLASLASTDLVILLLCAPVRAVTYYKQTWTMGSFVCSTTDWFQHSCVVAKTLILAVTTRAKHTLVPSSAMRPLHSLTWIHGALAFIWIVSMMLPIPQMLFASLLPYGSDTICVSEMPVCAADFMKMFYKIYPTVTFVVPVIFTVAYYTKMLHTAVNHAPSPQHQSKVILVLFCLSSALGLMLLPEWGTFTWIRLGYSRPPAGLIIFAQVLLYACSSLSPVILMTMYDDVRQGLITIWFMATCRGSTQLPIIKCPKSEDNGAEIGANAVDNSVSQEEKTFPDVEHFWTGRRNTQVEDEQDPVPWEREEKML is encoded by the coding sequence ATGGATATTGATCGCCCTGCTAACGTCTCTGTCTTTGATTACGTTGGAGGAGTTCAACTTCTCCAGGGAAGCGACACCAGGACAGCCATGCCCATCATCTTGATCGGGATCTGCGTGTCTGGAGCAATTGGGAATTTGCTCGTTTTGCTGATTTTCATTCGTGACTTCAGGAACGGAAAGGGCTCTGAGGTGAAGGCTCTCCTCGCCTCTCTCGCCTCCACGGACTTGGTGATCCTGCTGCTGTGCGCCCCGGTGCGCGCAGTCACCTACTACAAGCAGACCTGGACCATGGGGAGTTTTGTTTGCAGCACCACGGACTGGTTCCAGCACTCCTGCGTGGTTGCAAAAACTTTAATCCTTGCTGTCACCACCAGAGCCAAACACACTTTGGTTCCCAGCTCTGCTATGAGACCCCTCCACAGCCTGACGTGGATCCACGGAGCCCTGGCGTTTATTTGGATTGTGTCCATGATGCTTCCTATCCCTCAGATGCTTTTTGCTTCTTTGCTGCCATACGGTAGCGACACTATTTGCGTCTCTGAAATGCCAGTGTGCGCAGCTGACTTCATGAAAATGTTCTACAAGATTTATCCAACTGTGACTTTTGTGGTTCCGGTTATTTTCACAGTTGCTTACTACACCAAAATGCTGCACACTGCGGTGAACCACGCACCCAGTCCCCAGCATCAGAGCAAGGTGATCCTGGTTTTATTTTGTCTAAGCAGCGCCCTTGGGCTCATGCTGCTTCCAGAGTGGGGCACATTCACCTGGATCAGACTCGGGTACAGCAGACCCCCTGCTGGTTTAATCATCTTTGCGCAGGTCCTCCTTTACGCATGCAGCTCCCTCTCTCCGGTCATCCTAATGACCATGTACGACGATGTGCGCCAAGGACTGATCACCATCTGGTTTATGGCGACCTGCAGAGGCTCAACGCAGCTCCCCATCATCAAATGTCCAAAATCAGAAGATAACGGAGCTGAGATCGGAGCCAACGCCGTCGACAACTCGGTCTCGCAAGAAGAGAAGACCTTCCCAGATGTGGAGCACTTTTGGACAGGACGCAGGAATACGCAGGTCGAGGATGAGCAGGATCCGGTTCcgtgggagagagaggagaaaatgttGTAG